DNA sequence from the Chitinophaga flava genome:
TTGGGCGGTAGTGAGAGTATCCGTGACTTCATCGCCTTCCCGAAAAACAACCACGGCCGCGATGTCATGCTGGATGCTCCCGGTGAGCTGGATCAAGCCCAGCTTGATGAATTAAAGATCAGTCTGGTAAAGTAGATTACCGGCATAGTCTTTGCAATAACAGGGAACTTTAAGCGAAAAAATCCCCTTTGATATGGCCGTTTCGCCGCATCAAAGGGGATTGGTGCTAATATAGAAAACAATTTTTTTTAACAAGAAATTAACGACGAAGATAAGGCTAGAAGGAGAAAGAACGTATTATCTAATTTTTTAAAGTAATATTGCGGTGTGATCATCGTTGATATGTGAGGAGAAAATGATGCTGAAAACAAACAACAATCTATCACCTGTAACAAACAGTACACCTATGAGTAAATTTACAACATTCCTCAAACGGTCTATATGCGTAAGTGCGGTGCTTTTATTGCTGATGCTCAGTAATGTTGGATATGCTCAACAGTCCACGAGTAACTATCTGAAAAAATACAAACCGGTATCTGTAGAGCTTATGCAGGAAACCGGTGTTCCAGCAAGTGTTATCCTTGGGGTAGCCATGCTCGAATCCGGTGTAGGTACCAGTAGAAATGCCAAATTGTTGAATAACCACTTTGGTATTGTAGGTAAAAACAATCTTTCGAAGACTGCCCCTGGTACAAAATCCAGGTATAAGCAATATGCTTCTGCGGTAGCTTCTTATGAACACTTCGTTGAAGTGCTTGCCAGAAAAAAATGGTTTAGCCAGCTGAAAGGTAACCCCGAATTTGCGGTTTGGCTGAAACACATGAACCATAGCGGTTATTCTTCCGCTGGTCATGAATGGATCAGAAAAGTAACAAACATTATTAACCGTTATAAACTATATAAACTGGACGAAGGAATGGATAGCGTGGCGCGGGGAGCTACCTGGTTGACCGTAGGCATGCCGCCAGTTACCGACGACCGGTGATGCTAATTGACTTTAGAATATGTCTGGCGAAAATAAGTCTGCCTATCCTTTTTACATTATTGTAGGATCATTGGTGTGTCTGGTGATATTGTCCCAGCTCAACTTTAGTTTATCATTTAAAGATTTTCAATTCCGGCGCCTGGACATGTTGTCTGAGCTACGATCGTCCAATCCGGAAAAAAAGGAGCTTACTGCTGGTAAAAACAGCAGTAAGCTTTCTCATTCGGATACGGCTGCCGCTGCTACAGGTAATACTCCTGCCAGCACTGTCGTCAATCCTGATGTGTCATACGACTTCATGGCGTATAAAGGCATCCTCAATTACCCTACCCCCGGAGAGGGAAGTGTTGACAACGCTGGTATAAGCCGTTTCCTGACGGCCCTCAAAGAACTCAAAGCCGGTAAACGCAAAAAAGTCCGCATCGCCTACTTTGGTGACTCCATGATTGAAGGCGACCTCATCACCTCCGATTTGCGTGATAGTCTCCAGACCTTCTTCGGCGGTGCCGGTGTTGGTTTTGTTCCCATCACTTCCGTTGTGGCCAGTTACCGGACTACCATTACCCACACCTTTTCCGGCAACTGGAAAGATTATCACTATAAAAATTCGCCCCCTGCCAATATTTCACTCGGCCTTTCCGGCCATACCTTCTATCCTGGCGGCGACAGCTGGATAAAATACACACCTGTCAAAAAGCCACGCCTGGATAAGTTTGACGAAATATCTGTACTCTACGGCCCGTCAGAAGCCGGTACAATCAATATTAATGATAAAGCCTACACGCTTTCCGGCAATGCACCGGTTAACAGGCTGGACCTGCGCCAGGATACCGGCGCCCCTTCCCTGACCATCAAATACGGTGGCGGGCCTACCGTACCTTTTTATGGTGTTTGCTTTGAAACTGAAAGAGGCGTGTACGTAGACAACTTCTCTTTCCGTGGTATCAGCGGTGTAGAGCTAGGTCACCTGTCTGCCGATATGGTCCGTCGCATGCAACAGGAGCGTCCTTACGACCTCATCGTGCTGCATTACGGTGCCAACGTGCTCTTCCGCCCCGAACTGACGGATTATAGCTGGTATGAGCGCCCCATGAAAAAAGTAGTGGACTCCCTGCGCAGAGACCTGCCTGGTACTTCTTTCCTGATAGTAGGTACTGCAGACAAATCCTATAAAAAAGGTGACAGATATATCACCGCTCCCGGCGTAGAAGCGCTGCTGAAAGTACAACATGACCTCGCTTCAGAATATGGTACCGCTTACTGGAACCTCTACGCTGCCATGGGCGGCCAGGGATCTATGGTGAAATGGGTGGAAGGCGATACCGTACTGGCCAATAAAGACTATACACACCTTAACAGACAGGGTGCGTCCAAAGTGGGAGCGCTGCTGTATAAAGCTATTATGAATGACTACAGGCACGGAGAATAACCTCGGAAGAAGTATGCTGACAGTGCTGGCACTGTTGCTCACCACCTTTTCAACCTATGCGCAAAATGCAGGCATGATCCAGCAGGATACTGCCTTGTTCCGTGCATTCGACCAGCTGTCCAAAGCAGACAGTAATGTGGTGTCCATACTTCACCTGGGCGATTCCCATGTACAGGCAGGCTATTTCTCTCTGGCCACAGCAGCCCTGCTGCAACAGCAGTTTGGCTATGCCGGCAGAGGTTTCGTTTTCCCGTACAACCTGGCCGGTACCAACGGTCCCGAAGACTATCGCTGGAACAGTCCATCCCGCTGGACCATGGAAAGGGTAATAGACCGCTACAAACCACCTGTACTGGGTCCCGGCGCCATCGCCATACAAACACAGGCCGCTCCGGCTCTGTCGTTTACCGGTAAACAGGACGCTGCCATGGACAACAACTTCCGCAAAGTGCAGCTGCTTTATGATGCCAATACCGACAGCAATAACCTCGTATGTCCTGAAGCTGAGGTAACGGTAACGGGTATGCCATTTCCCGGCTCCCCGACCATCAGAATGGCTACACTTAACTTCCCTCAGTCTTCCCAGTCCTTCCAGGTACGCTGGGAAAATACAGGCAACCTTCCTTTCCGCTTTTACGGCGCCGTATTCCAGAATGGACATAACGGTGTTTTATATCATAGTGTAGGCATCAACGGTGCCATGTACCAGCATTACAACGACCTTAGTAATGTGCTGCTGGCGCAAATGTCGGTATTCCAGCCCCGGCTGGTCATCATCTCCCTGGGTACCAACGAAGCCTATGGTAAGTTTGACCCCTTGCTGTTCAGAAATGAAATCGACAAAACAGTACAACTGATTCGCCAACAGATGCCTGCCGCCTGCATCCTGCTCACCACCCCGCCAGACTGTATGCGGGCTGTGAGAAAAACCACCAGGAAAAAAATAGGCAAGAAAAAATACCGCACTATTCATTCCATCGCCTATTATCCCAATCCGTATATATCCATGGCAACACAACAGATTGTAGGATATGCCCGGCAACATGGGGTGGCCTGCTGGAATTTTAACGCTGTAAACAGAGACGAGAAAGACCGCTTTGCAGGAGGATGGGCGTCAGACCATATTCATTTTAATCCAAGAGGATATCAGTTACAGGGACAGCTTCTGTATGAGGCACTGAAACAATCCTATAATCAATATTTACAGGTAAAAAAGAAAAACCAAGTCAACACGGATGATCGACATTAATAAGCTGTATTCCCTGCTGTTGTACAACCCATCAGATCCGGTACTGTTCAACAGTGCCTTCTTCTTTTATTTCTTCGCTCTCTTCCTGATGTGTTATCTGGCTGTCAGCCGTAGCCAGGCAGGCAGGGTATGGGTGTACACTGTTTTTTCACTTTATTTCTTTTATAAGGCCTGCGGCTTTTATGTAGGTCTGGTGGTGCTTTCGGCCATTGTTGACTTTAATCTGTCGCGCTGGATATACTTTACCACCAGTCTACGCGTCAAAAAATCGTTGCTGATATTCAGTATTCTCCTGAATATCGGGCTGCTGTTCTATTTTAAGTACACCGACTTCTTTATCGGTATCGTCAACGATGTTACCAGCGGACATATCAGTCCGTTGCACCTGTTGCTGCCTATCGGTATCTCTTTTTATACTTTTGAAAACCTCAGCTATACCATCGATGTGTACCGGGGTGAAATAAAACCGGTGAACCGTTTCATGGATTACCTGTTTTTCCTGTCTTTCTTCCCTAAGCTGATGATGGGGCCTATCGTAAGGGCGGCGGACTTTATTCCGCAGATCTATGAGCCCTACAGGCTCAATGGTGAAGATATCGGTAAAGGAATGGCGCTCATCGTTGGGGGCTTGTTTAAAAAGATTGTTATCTCCGACTTTATCTATCAGAACTTCGTACAGTATATTTTTGATGACCCCAGCAAACATACCGGCCTGGAATGCCTGTTGGGCGTTTATGGGTACGCGTTAGTGATCTATTGCGACTTCTCCGGTTACTCTGATATGGCCATCGGTATTGCCCGTTGGACAGGCTTCAAGATTCCGGCCAACTTCGATTCTCCTTACCAGAGTGCTTCTATCACAGAATTCTGGCGCCGCTGGCATATCTCTTTGTCCAGCTGGTTGCGCGACTATCTGTATATCCCGCTGGGCGGTAACCGTAAAGGCAAGGTGCGGCAGTATATCAATCTGGCACTGACTATGCTGATCGGTGGTTTCTGGCATGGTGCCAGCTGGAACTTTATTTTCTGGGGAGGCTTGCATGGTGCGGCACTGGCAATAGATAAAGTGAGGATAGACAGCCAGAAAAAACGTAAGGTTACTATCGCCGGTTGGCAGAAAATTGGTGGTATCCTGCTGACATTCCATTTTGTATGTTTCTGCTGGATCTTCTTTAAGGCAGCTACTTTCCATGATGCATGGGCGCTCATTCATCAGATAGTATACGACTTCCAGCCGGGTATCTTCCTGCAGCTATACGATGGTTATGCCGCCGTATTCTGGGTAATGATACTGGGTTTTGTGCTGCATTTCCTGCCTGCCAAAGCAGAGATGCGGATGGCGAATGTGCTGGGCCGGCTGCCGCTGGCTGGCAGCGTTGCTGTGATGGTGATCTTCATCTGGCTGCTGGTGCAGGTAAAAAGTACCCAGCCTATGATCCCGATCTATTTCCAGTTCTGATGATAAAAGATTAATAAAACAAAAAGACGCAAGGAGATCCTTTGCGTCTTTTTTGTTTTATGTCAGTAAGTGCATCGTATGTATTTATTTCTGCCAGGGAATAAAGATTTCGGAGCGGTGAGGCTCTGGTAGTGAGATAAAGAAGTTATTGGTGCGCATTTTGAAATTCCCTTCCCTGCAGTTGCTGTTAATGAATTTGTACATGGGAAGTCCTGCTTCAGCAAAGCTAAGTGGCACTTCCAGCTTTTTATAATATCCCTCAGGTATTTGCATGGCCACCAGCTTAAAGCGTTCGTGGTATTCTACCATAATCTGGTAGTGTGCCTGATCGTTGGACGCAATGTTGGGTAA
Encoded proteins:
- a CDS encoding GDSL-type esterase/lipase family protein — translated: MSGENKSAYPFYIIVGSLVCLVILSQLNFSLSFKDFQFRRLDMLSELRSSNPEKKELTAGKNSSKLSHSDTAAAATGNTPASTVVNPDVSYDFMAYKGILNYPTPGEGSVDNAGISRFLTALKELKAGKRKKVRIAYFGDSMIEGDLITSDLRDSLQTFFGGAGVGFVPITSVVASYRTTITHTFSGNWKDYHYKNSPPANISLGLSGHTFYPGGDSWIKYTPVKKPRLDKFDEISVLYGPSEAGTININDKAYTLSGNAPVNRLDLRQDTGAPSLTIKYGGGPTVPFYGVCFETERGVYVDNFSFRGISGVELGHLSADMVRRMQQERPYDLIVLHYGANVLFRPELTDYSWYERPMKKVVDSLRRDLPGTSFLIVGTADKSYKKGDRYITAPGVEALLKVQHDLASEYGTAYWNLYAAMGGQGSMVKWVEGDTVLANKDYTHLNRQGASKVGALLYKAIMNDYRHGE
- a CDS encoding GDSL-type esterase/lipase family protein; this encodes MTTGTENNLGRSMLTVLALLLTTFSTYAQNAGMIQQDTALFRAFDQLSKADSNVVSILHLGDSHVQAGYFSLATAALLQQQFGYAGRGFVFPYNLAGTNGPEDYRWNSPSRWTMERVIDRYKPPVLGPGAIAIQTQAAPALSFTGKQDAAMDNNFRKVQLLYDANTDSNNLVCPEAEVTVTGMPFPGSPTIRMATLNFPQSSQSFQVRWENTGNLPFRFYGAVFQNGHNGVLYHSVGINGAMYQHYNDLSNVLLAQMSVFQPRLVIISLGTNEAYGKFDPLLFRNEIDKTVQLIRQQMPAACILLTTPPDCMRAVRKTTRKKIGKKKYRTIHSIAYYPNPYISMATQQIVGYARQHGVACWNFNAVNRDEKDRFAGGWASDHIHFNPRGYQLQGQLLYEALKQSYNQYLQVKKKNQVNTDDRH
- a CDS encoding glucosaminidase domain-containing protein is translated as MSKFTTFLKRSICVSAVLLLLMLSNVGYAQQSTSNYLKKYKPVSVELMQETGVPASVILGVAMLESGVGTSRNAKLLNNHFGIVGKNNLSKTAPGTKSRYKQYASAVASYEHFVEVLARKKWFSQLKGNPEFAVWLKHMNHSGYSSAGHEWIRKVTNIINRYKLYKLDEGMDSVARGATWLTVGMPPVTDDR
- a CDS encoding MBOAT family O-acyltransferase; this encodes MIDINKLYSLLLYNPSDPVLFNSAFFFYFFALFLMCYLAVSRSQAGRVWVYTVFSLYFFYKACGFYVGLVVLSAIVDFNLSRWIYFTTSLRVKKSLLIFSILLNIGLLFYFKYTDFFIGIVNDVTSGHISPLHLLLPIGISFYTFENLSYTIDVYRGEIKPVNRFMDYLFFLSFFPKLMMGPIVRAADFIPQIYEPYRLNGEDIGKGMALIVGGLFKKIVISDFIYQNFVQYIFDDPSKHTGLECLLGVYGYALVIYCDFSGYSDMAIGIARWTGFKIPANFDSPYQSASITEFWRRWHISLSSWLRDYLYIPLGGNRKGKVRQYINLALTMLIGGFWHGASWNFIFWGGLHGAALAIDKVRIDSQKKRKVTIAGWQKIGGILLTFHFVCFCWIFFKAATFHDAWALIHQIVYDFQPGIFLQLYDGYAAVFWVMILGFVLHFLPAKAEMRMANVLGRLPLAGSVAVMVIFIWLLVQVKSTQPMIPIYFQF